One Calliopsis andreniformis isolate RMS-2024a chromosome 9, iyCalAndr_principal, whole genome shotgun sequence genomic window carries:
- the LOC143184147 gene encoding putative sodium-dependent multivitamin transporter, with amino-acid sequence MHPDTKLSTYILPPREPTTLSEKKIARFAEGLEIQLARGKPEQTKSTSVSTLQWSDYLVIGVMLSISAGIGLYYRFTGGRQRTAEEYFSANKSMGIVPLAIALTVSFVSAITLLGISAENYTHGTQILLFYLGGVIGTPIAVQFYLPVFAKLNSMSVYEYLEKRFSVTARLVTSTANFLQLMLYTGIVLFAPSLALEATTGLSVDMSVLLIGLICTFYSTSGGIKAVLITDVFQGILMFVGIGCILFIANADIDGGLSNVWSLAQKTGRIDFFDFRLDPTIRHTWWSLMIGGTCIFLSLYAVNQVQVQRLLTAKDFKSSQYALFLSGPITISLAALTSYSGLVLYAVYKDCDPLTSGQIDGADKIMPFFAAERMSRIPGLTGLFISGVFSASLSTISAMVNSLAAVALEDYVKPSYKKLGLHFPTEKESLLGKVLTGVNGLICLALAFIAKSMGGLVEATISLSGAISGPILGIFTLGMFVESANDIGAVAGIISSLIICLWAFFGRHNIVTPNLPLSVEGCDNSTLSMDISRVIDDSDLDNSSYFYLYRLSYMWYCPLGMVVTLVVGSLVSLATNRIFRKDTRELDPDLFIPMLAARIKRRRENVAKTTSSQVFMLDSVK; translated from the exons ATGCACCCTGACACTAAGCTCAGTACGTACATACTTCCACCAAGAGAGCCAACAACCTTATCGGAAAAGAAAATTGCAAGATTTGCCGAGGGATTAGAGATTCAGTTGGCCAGAGGCAAGCCA GAGCAGACCAAGAGTACGAGCGTATCGACGCTGCAATGGTCGGATTATCTTGTCATCGGTGTAATGCTGTCGATCTCAGCGGGCATCGGGCTTTACTACCGATTCACCGGCGGCCGACAACGCACAGCCGAG GAGTACTTCTCAGCGAACAAGTCAATGGGCATTGTACCTCTTGCTATTGCCCTAACAGTCTCCTTCGTATCGGCGATCACATTGCTAGGAATCAGCGCGGAAAATTACACCCATGGCACGCAGATCTTGCTATTCTACCTGGGCGGCGTCATTGGCACACCGATTGCTGTACAGTTCTACCTTCCAGTCTTCGCTAAGCTTAATAGCATGAGCGTCTACGAG TACCTGGAAAAACGGTTCAGCGTAACAGCCCGACTGGTCACAAGTACCGCAAATTTCCTGCAACTCATGTTATACACGGGTATCGTCTTGTTCGCGCCCTCGCTGGCCCTTGAAGCGACAACTGGTCTGTCAGTGGACATGAGCGTCCTGCTTATCGGCCTAATTTGTACCTTCTACTCGACATCAGGGGGTATCAAGGCTGTCCTGATCACCGACGTATTTCAAGGGATTCTGATGTTCGTCGGAATCGGCTGTATCCTCTTCATAGCAAATGCCGATATCGACGGAGGTCTATCCAACGTGTGGAGTCTCGCACAGAAGACTGGACGCATCGATTTTTTCGA TTTCAGGCTCGACCCGACGATACGACATACTTGGTGGAGCTTGATGATCGGAGGCACGTGTATATTCCTATCATTATACGCTGTGAATCAGGTGCAAGTGCAGCGTCTGCTGACAGCTAA AGACTTCAAATCGTCGCAGTACGCGCTCTTTCTGAGTGGTCCTATCACCATAAGCCTGGCAGCCCTCACGTCTTACTCGGGACTGGTACTCTACGCTGTCTACAAGGACTGTGACCCACTAACATCCGGCCAGATCGATGGTGCCGACAAAATAATGCCATTCTTCGCCGCGGAAAGGATGTCAAGGATCCCAGGTCTGACTGGACTCTTTATTTCCGGCGTATTCAGCGCCAGTCTCAGCACTATTTCGGCCATGGTGAATTCCTTAGCAGCGGTGGCACTGGAAGATTATGTGAAGCCTTCATATAAGAAGCTGGGACTGCATTTTCCGACTGAAAAAGAGTCATTGCTGGGCAAGGTGCTTACTGGTGTGAACGGGTTAATTTGTCTGGCGCTGGCTTTTATCGCGAAATCCATGGGCGGGCTGGTGGAGGCTACGATTTCGCTCTCTGGGGCCATCAGCGGACCTATTCTAGGGATCTTCACTCTGGGGATGTTCGTTGAGAGTGCCAATGATATAGGAGCAGTAGCAGGAATTATTTCCTCGTTAATCATATGTCTCTGGGCTTTCTTTGGAAGACACAATATCGTCACGCCTAATTTGCCTCTATCAGTGGAGGGCTGCGATAACTCTACCCTCTCGATGGACATCAGCAGGGTCATAGATGACAG CGATCTAGATAATTCTTCGTatttctacctctaccgtctCTCGTACATGTGGTACTGTCCCCTAGGAATGGTTGTGACATTGGTAGTGGGGTCTTTAGTGAGTCTGGCTACGAACAGAATATTTCGCAAGGATACACGTGAACTGGATCCCGATCTATTTATCCCCATGCTAGCTGCCAGGATCAAACGTCGAAGAGAGAATGTTGCGAAGACCACGAGCAGCCAAGTCTTCATGTTGGACAGTGTAAAATAA